CTGACGGTCCCACCCGACAGCGCCAGGGCGGCGAGGAACTCCTCGGCGTACTGGCGCTGTCGGCGTTCACGGTCCTCGCTGGCCCACAGGCGGCTGATCCGCTCCCGGCTCACGGTCACGTGCAGCTTGCCCGTGGTCGCGGACTCCAGCACCAGGTCGCTGCTGGCGAAGTATCCCTGCAGGGCGGCACGCACCTCGCCCGCCGAGACCGACCACAGCGCGTGGGGAGCGCCCTCCGGGGTGAAGGTGAGCCGACCCTCGCCGAGGGCCAGCGTGCCGTGCACCCCCGTCAACGACGGGAAACGCCCCCGGCCCGACGTGACCCGGGCCTGCCACGCGTCGCGTGGCAGGCCCGGGTCCGGCACCGGTGTGGCGGGGTCCAGCGTCACCAGCCGCGCTCGGCGAGCCGGTGCGGCTGCGGGATCTCGTCGACGCTGATGCCGACCATGGCCTCACCGAGGCCGCGGGAGACCTTGGCGACCACGTCCGGGTCGTCGTAGAACGTCGTGGCCTTCACGATCGCCTCGGCGCGCTGGGCCGGGTTGCCCGACTTGAAGATGCCCGATCCGACGAAGACGCCCTCGGCTCCGAGCTGCATCATCATCGCCGCGTCGGCCGGGGTGGCGATGCCGCCGGCGGTGAACAGCACGACGGGGAGCTTGCCGGCCTGCGCGACCTCCTTGACGAGCTCGTAGGGGGCCTGCAGCTCCTTGGCCGCGACGTACAGCTCGTCCTCGGGCAGGTTCTGCAGGCGGCGGATCTCGGCGCGGATCTGGCGCATGTGCGTGGTGGCGTTGGAGACGTCGCCGGTGCCGGCCTCACCCTTGGAGCGGATCATCGCAGCGCCCTCGGTGATCCGTCGCAGTGCCTCGCCGAGGTTGGTGGCGCCGCACACGAAGGGCACGGTGAAGGCCCACTTGTCGATGTGGTTGGCGTAGTCGGCCGGGGTGAGCACCTCGGACTCGTCGATGTAGTCGACGCCGAGGGACTGCAGCACCTGGGCCTCGACGAAGTGGCCGATGCGGGCCTTGGCCATCACGGGGATGGAGACGGCGTCGATGATGCCGTCGATCATGTCCGGGTCGGACATGCGGGACACGCCGCCCTGGGCGCGGATGTCGGCGGGGACACGCTCGAGGGCCATGACGGCGACGGCGCCGGCGTCCTCGGCGATCTTCGCCTGCTCGGGGGTGACCACGTCCATGATCACGCCGCCCTTGAGCATCTCGGCCATGCCGCGCTTGACGCGCGAGGTGCCGGTGGTCGGCTGGGCAGCGGTGACGGGGGTTTCGGAGGACATTGGGGTGCTCCATGTCGTTCGCGGGGCGCAGCGCAGGAGTCGCGCTTCGCCCCCAATGCTAGTTGCCCGCTAGGTGCGCTCCGACCCGGGGAGCGCGTCGTCGAACTCGATGGTCTGCGGCAGCTCGGCGTAGCCGGCGAGCCGGAACCACCGCACGACCCACTTGCGACGGACGCGCTGCACGTCCTTGACCGCGTCGTTGTGGAACCGGCGCGCGAGCTGCACCCGCAGCCCGGCTGCCTCCACCCGCGCGAGCGCCGCCTCGCCGGTGCTTCCGGGCGCCTCCCGGACCTGCTCGGAGACGGGCGGGGCGAGGGCGACCAGCAGCGCCTCGGTGAGGTCGCTCTCGACGACCTCGCGTCCCGCGAAGTGCTGTCCCTCGAGCAGGTCGTCTCCGACCCTGCCGTTGTGCGCCTCCAGCGACTCCGTGGCCGCCGCGGCCAGGATGAGCGCGCTCGCGGGGTCGAGCGCCCCTGAGTTGGCCAGCTCCAGGGTCGCCTCCGCCCGCCGCACGAGCTGGGCGTCGAGGGCGGACAGCGCACCCTCGACCCGGGCGTGCAGCCGATCGAGCCGGGCTGCGCTGTAGGACAGGTACCAGGCGATGCCGACCAGCAGCGCCAGCAGCACCCCACCCCAGGTCAGCAGGTCCATCACTCGTCACCCGCCTTGGACAGGCCGCGCAGCAGGCGGGTCCAGCGCGTGTCGCCGCTGGTGTCGGCCCGCACGCGGCCGGCACCGTGCGTGACGGTCTCGTAGACCGCCATGACCTGCTCGGCCACGACCGACCAGTCGAACTGTCGCGCCCGCCGCCGCCCCGCCTCGGCGAGGGCGGCGCGTGCTGCTGCATCCCCGGTGAGCCGGACGATCTCCTGCGTGAGGGCCGTGGCGTCCTCGCCGCGGAAGGTGGCCCCGGCCCGGCCCCCGTCGAGCACCCGCAGGAAGGCCGGCAGGTCGCTGGCGACGACGGGCGCGCCCGCGCTCATGGCCTCGACCAGCACGATGCCGAAGCTCTCGCCCCCGGTGTGGGGGGCGATGTAGAGGTCGACCGAGGCCAGCAGCGCGGCCTTGTCGGGGTCGCTGACGGCGCCCAGGAACTCAGTCGCGGCCGCCACCTGCGGCGTCATCCGCTGCCGAGCGGCGTCGGCGTCACCGGGCCCCACCACGAGCAGCCGGGCACCGGGGTGGGCCGCCAGCACGCCGGGCATGGCGGCAGCGAGCACGTGCAGGCCCTTGCGGGGCTCGTCGATGCGCCCGAGGAAGGCCAGGGTCGGTGCGGCGTCGCTGCCCCGCCACTCCGGCCGGGGGGTGGCGTTCGCGAAGCGCTCGACGTTCACGCCGTTGGGGATCACCACGGCGTCGCCGCCGACATGCGTCGTCACGGTGCGGCGCGCGTCCTCGGAGACCGCGATCCGCCCGGCGATCTTCTCCAGGCTGGGCCGCAGCAGCGGGTAGGCCGCCTGCATGGCTCGGGAGCGGATGTTGGAGGTGTGGAAGGTCGCCACGACCGGGCCCTCGGAGGCCCACAGGGCCAGGAGGGAGATGCTCGGCGTGACCGGCTCGTGGAGGTGGATGACGTCGAACTCGCCGCGGTCGACCCAGCGCCCCACCCGCGCCGCCGTCACCGGGCCGAAGTTCACCCGCGCCACCGAGCCGTTGTAGCGCACCGGCACGGTGCGGCCCACGGACTCGACGTACCCCGGCAGGGGTGTGTCGTCGTCGGCCGGCGCCAGCACGGAGACGTGGTGCCCCTGCCCGATCAGGTGCTCGGCGAGGTCGCGCACGTGGAACTGCACCCCGCCCGGCACGTCGAACGAGTAGGGGCAGACGATCCCGATCCTCATGGCCGGGACCTCACGAGGAAGCCCTGGGCGTGAGGTCCTCGACGAAGACCCGTTGGAGCATGTGCCAGTCGGCGGTGTGCTCGCGGATGGCGCCGCCGAGGACGTCGGCGCACTGCTGGGTCATGGCCGTGGCGCGCTCGCGCGTGGTGCCCTTCCCCGGGTCGGGCACCCGGTCGTGGAAGGTGATGACGACGCGTTGGCGCCAGTCGCTGCCCGGCACGGGCTCGTAGTGGATCGACACCGGGTGCAGGGCTGCGCCCGTGGCGATGGACAGCGCCGCCGGACCGGCCGCCATGCGGGCGCGGTGGCCGCACAGGTCCACCTCGATCCCGCGGGCGGTGAGGTCGCGGTCGGCCAGCAGCGGCACGAGCACCGGCCTGCTCAGGTGCGAGCGGAGCTGGGCGAAGACGTCGCCTCCCCCGGTCAGCGGCAGGATGGTCATGCCGAGCGACTCGCGGAAGGCGAGGAACTCGGCATACACCTCCTCCGGCTTGAGCCGCTCGGCGACGGTCACCACCGGGGCGAGCTCGCGCGTGCCCCAGGCGCCGGCCGTGTCCCAGTTGCCCAGGTGGCCGAGGAAGCACACGACGGCACGGCCCCCCGCCAGCTCCTCGCGGATGGCGGCGTCGCCGACGACCCTGACGCCACGGGCGACGTCCTCGGCACTGCGGTCCGGGAGCCGGAACGCCTCGCAGTAGTAGCGCATGTAGGACCGCATGCCGGCCCGCACCAGGGCGTCGAGCTCGTCCTCCCCCAGCTCGGGGCGCACCCGCGCGTAGTTGGCCCGCAGCCGTTGCACGCCACGGCCGCCGCGCGCCACGGCCGCGTCGGCGACGCGGTCGAAGAGGCCGTGTGCCGCCCGCTCCGGGAGCCGTCGGACCGCCGACCAGCCGAGCCGGAAGCCGCCGACGGCCAGGGCGTCGCCGAGCGCCCTCACGCGCGGCTCAGGGCCTGCCGGCGCACCGTCAGCACCCGCTGGCACACGGTGATGAAGCTCGCAATGGCGAGCAGCGCCAGCACGACGGTGAGCAGCACCTCCGGCGCACCCAGGCCGACGAGGCCGGTGGCTGCCAAGGTGGCCACGAGGCGCTCTGCGCGCTCGGCGATGCCGACGTTGGCGGTCATGCCCAGCCCCTCGGCGCGGGCCCGGGCGTAGGAGACGACACTGCCGAGGATGAGGTTCGCCAGGGCGAGGGCGGCCATCAGCGTGTCGTTGCCGTCACCGGCGTACCAGAGCACGAGGCCGCCGAAGATGGCGGCGTCCCCGACCCGGTCGAGCGTGGAGTCGAGGTAGGCACCCCAGTTGCCGGACCGGCCGGACATCCGCGCCATGATCCCGTCGAGGGTGTCGGAGAAGACGAACGCGGTGATGACGATGGTCCCCCAGAAGAACTCGTGGCGGGGGTAGAAGGCCAGGGCCCCGACGCACACGCCGAGGGTCCCCACCAGGGTGACGACGTCCGGGCTGACGCCCAGCTTGAGCAGCAGGCGGGCGAGCGGGGTGAACACCTTGGTGAAGAAGGCGCGCGCGTATCGGTTCAGCATGGTGGCCTCAGGGTAGCGACGGCGGGCGGCGAGTCAGCGCGGCCACGCGGCGACCAGCTGCTGGCGGACGTCCTCGAGCAGCATCGGCAGCGCCTTGGTCTGCGCGATCACCGGCAGGAAGTTGGAGTCGCCGCCCCAGCGTGGCACGACGTGCTGGTGCAGGTGCGCCTGCACGCCGGCCCCCGCGACCGAGCCCTGGTTCATGCCGATGTTGAAGCCCATGGGCCTCGACGCGTTCTGCAGGGCTTGGATGCTCGCCCGCGTCAGGGCGGTGAACTCGGCGGTCTCGGCCTCGTTCAGGTCGATGTACAGGGCCACGTGGCGGTAGGGGCAGACGAGCACGTGCCCCGGGTTGTACGGGAAGAGGTTCATCACGACGTAGCAGTGCTCGCCGCGGTGGACGATGAGCCCCTCGGCGTCGTCGGCGCGCTGCGGCGCGAGGCAGAAGGGACACCCCTCCCCCGCCTGCTCGCTGGGTCGCTCGCCCTTGATGTAGGCCATCCGGTGGGGGGTCCACAGCCGCTCGAAGCCGTCCTCGGCCGCCGCGAACTCGCGCGCGAGCTCGGGGAAGACCCGCAGGCGGGCCTCTTCCTCCTCTGCCGGAGGCTGCTGCTCGTCGGTCACACCTGGACCCGGCTCTCGACCGCCTGCACGATCTCGGCCACCGCCTCCTCGAGCGGGACGCCGTTCTTCTGCGAGCCGTCGCGGTAGCGGAACGAGACTGCCCCGGCGGAGCGGTCGTCCTCACCCGCGATGAGCACGAACGGCACCTTGGCCTTGCTGGCGTTGCGGATCTTCTTCGGGAACCGGTCGTCGCTCTCGTCGACCTCCACCCGGATCCCCTTCTGCCGCAGGCGCGCCGCGACCTCCTCGAGGTAGGCGTTGTACTCCTCGGCCACCGGGATGCCGAGCACCTGGACCGGGGCCAGCCAGGGCGGGAAGGCCCCGGCGTAGTGCTCGACGAGCACCCCGAAGAAGCGCTCGATGGAGCCGAACTTCGCCGAGTGGATCATCACCGGCTGCTGGCGCGAGCCGTCGGCGGCCTGGAACTCGAGGCCGAAGCGAGCCGGCTGGTTGAAGTCGTACTGGATCGTCGACATCTGCCAGGTGCGGCCGATGGCGTCACGGGCCTGGACCGAGATCTTGGGCCCGTAGAAGGCGGCGCCCCCGGGGTCGGCCACCAGCTCGAGACCGGTCTCGGTCGCCGCCTGCTCCAGGACGCGGGTGGCCTCCGCCCACTGCTCGTCGCTGCCGATGAACTTGTTGCTGGTCTCGTCGCGGGTCGACAGCTCGAGGTAGTAGTCGTCGAGCCCGAAGTCCTTGAGCAGCCCGAGCACGAAGGACAGCAGGTGCTTGATCTCGGCCGGGGCCTGCTCCGCGGTGACGTAGGAGTGGGAGTCGTCCTGGGTCATCCCGCGCACCCGGGTCAGGCCGTGGACGACGCCGGACTTCTCGAACCGGTAGACCGAGCCGAACTCGAAGAACCGCAGCGGCAGCTCGCGGTAGGACCGGCCGCGCGAGCGGTAGATGAGGTTGTGCATCGGGCAGTTCATCGCCTTGAGGCGGTACTCCGTGCCCTCGAACTCCATGGGCGGGAACATCGTGTCCGCGTAGTACGGCAGGTGCCCGGAGGTGTGGAACAGCCCGTCCTTGCTGATGTGGGGGGTCCCGACGTAGTCGAAGCCCTCCTCGATGTGGCGGCGGCGGACGTAGTCCTCCATCTCCCGCTTGATGACACCGCCCTTGGGGTGGAACACGACCATCCCGGAACCGATCTCATCGGGGAAGCTGAACAGGTCGAGCTCGGCGCCCAGCTTGCGGTGGTCGCGCTTCTCGGCCTCGGCCAGCCGGTCGAGGTAGGCCTTGAGGTCGTCCTTCGAGGGCCACGCGGTGCCGTAGATGCGCTGGAGCTGCGGGTTCTTCTCCGAGCCGCGCCAGTAGGCGGCCGCGCTGCGCATGAGCTTGAACGCGTTGCCGATCAGCTTGGTCGACGGGATGTGGGGTCCGCGGCAGAGGTCGCCCCAGGCGACGCTGCCGTCGCGGCGCAGGTTGTCGTAGATGGTCAGCTGGGCGCCACCGACCTCCACCGACGCGCCCTCGGCGGCGCCTTCCGCGGCACCGCCCTTGAGCCCGATCAGCTCGCACTTGTAGGGCTCGTCCTTGAGCTCGGCGAGCGCCTCGTCGTCGGAGATCTCGCGCCGCACGAAGGTCTGGCCCTCGTTGATGATGCGCTGCATCACCTTCTCGAGCTTCTTCAGGTCGTCGGGGTTGAAGGGCTCCTCGACGTCGAAGTCGTAGTAGAAGCCGTCCTTGACGGGCGGGCCGATGCCCAACCTCGCCTTCGGGTTGACCTCCTGCACCGCCTGGGCCAGCACGTGGGCCGCGGAGTGGCGCAGCACGTTCAGGCCGTCCTCCTCGTCGACGCGCACCGGCTCGACGGTGTCGCCCTCGGCCAGCTCGTGGGCGAGGTCGCGCAGCTCGCCGTTCACCCGGGCCACGACGACGGAGCGGTCGTCGCCGAACAGGTCCCCCGCCGTGGTCTGCCCGGGCACCGCTCGCTCGCTCCCGGCGACGGTGACGGTGATCTGCGCAGACACGTGGGCACTCCTGGGCTGTTCGTGGGCTTGGTATGCCGCGTGCGCTCGCTGCGCGCACGGCACACCGATCGTATCGGCCGGGCCGGCGGCCCTGCGACGCAGTTCCGCGCGGGCACCG
This Knoellia sp. p5-6-4 DNA region includes the following protein-coding sequences:
- the pdxS gene encoding pyridoxal 5'-phosphate synthase lyase subunit PdxS; its protein translation is MSSETPVTAAQPTTGTSRVKRGMAEMLKGGVIMDVVTPEQAKIAEDAGAVAVMALERVPADIRAQGGVSRMSDPDMIDGIIDAVSIPVMAKARIGHFVEAQVLQSLGVDYIDESEVLTPADYANHIDKWAFTVPFVCGATNLGEALRRITEGAAMIRSKGEAGTGDVSNATTHMRQIRAEIRRLQNLPEDELYVAAKELQAPYELVKEVAQAGKLPVVLFTAGGIATPADAAMMMQLGAEGVFVGSGIFKSGNPAQRAEAIVKATTFYDDPDVVAKVSRGLGEAMVGISVDEIPQPHRLAERGW
- a CDS encoding glycosyltransferase family 4 protein is translated as MRIGIVCPYSFDVPGGVQFHVRDLAEHLIGQGHHVSVLAPADDDTPLPGYVESVGRTVPVRYNGSVARVNFGPVTAARVGRWVDRGEFDVIHLHEPVTPSISLLALWASEGPVVATFHTSNIRSRAMQAAYPLLRPSLEKIAGRIAVSEDARRTVTTHVGGDAVVIPNGVNVERFANATPRPEWRGSDAAPTLAFLGRIDEPRKGLHVLAAAMPGVLAAHPGARLLVVGPGDADAARQRMTPQVAAATEFLGAVSDPDKAALLASVDLYIAPHTGGESFGIVLVEAMSAGAPVVASDLPAFLRVLDGGRAGATFRGEDATALTQEIVRLTGDAAARAALAEAGRRRARQFDWSVVAEQVMAVYETVTHGAGRVRADTSGDTRWTRLLRGLSKAGDE
- a CDS encoding phosphatidylinositol mannoside acyltransferase; translated protein: MRALGDALAVGGFRLGWSAVRRLPERAAHGLFDRVADAAVARGGRGVQRLRANYARVRPELGEDELDALVRAGMRSYMRYYCEAFRLPDRSAEDVARGVRVVGDAAIREELAGGRAVVCFLGHLGNWDTAGAWGTRELAPVVTVAERLKPEEVYAEFLAFRESLGMTILPLTGGGDVFAQLRSHLSRPVLVPLLADRDLTARGIEVDLCGHRARMAAGPAALSIATGAALHPVSIHYEPVPGSDWRQRVVITFHDRVPDPGKGTTRERATAMTQQCADVLGGAIREHTADWHMLQRVFVEDLTPRASS
- the pgsA gene encoding phosphatidylinositol phosphate synthase, whose protein sequence is MLNRYARAFFTKVFTPLARLLLKLGVSPDVVTLVGTLGVCVGALAFYPRHEFFWGTIVITAFVFSDTLDGIMARMSGRSGNWGAYLDSTLDRVGDAAIFGGLVLWYAGDGNDTLMAALALANLILGSVVSYARARAEGLGMTANVGIAERAERLVATLAATGLVGLGAPEVLLTVVLALLAIASFITVCQRVLTVRRQALSRA
- a CDS encoding HIT domain-containing protein; amino-acid sequence: MRVFPELAREFAAAEDGFERLWTPHRMAYIKGERPSEQAGEGCPFCLAPQRADDAEGLIVHRGEHCYVVMNLFPYNPGHVLVCPYRHVALYIDLNEAETAEFTALTRASIQALQNASRPMGFNIGMNQGSVAGAGVQAHLHQHVVPRWGGDSNFLPVIAQTKALPMLLEDVRQQLVAAWPR
- the thrS gene encoding threonine--tRNA ligase, which encodes MSAQITVTVAGSERAVPGQTTAGDLFGDDRSVVVARVNGELRDLAHELAEGDTVEPVRVDEEDGLNVLRHSAAHVLAQAVQEVNPKARLGIGPPVKDGFYYDFDVEEPFNPDDLKKLEKVMQRIINEGQTFVRREISDDEALAELKDEPYKCELIGLKGGAAEGAAEGASVEVGGAQLTIYDNLRRDGSVAWGDLCRGPHIPSTKLIGNAFKLMRSAAAYWRGSEKNPQLQRIYGTAWPSKDDLKAYLDRLAEAEKRDHRKLGAELDLFSFPDEIGSGMVVFHPKGGVIKREMEDYVRRRHIEEGFDYVGTPHISKDGLFHTSGHLPYYADTMFPPMEFEGTEYRLKAMNCPMHNLIYRSRGRSYRELPLRFFEFGSVYRFEKSGVVHGLTRVRGMTQDDSHSYVTAEQAPAEIKHLLSFVLGLLKDFGLDDYYLELSTRDETSNKFIGSDEQWAEATRVLEQAATETGLELVADPGGAAFYGPKISVQARDAIGRTWQMSTIQYDFNQPARFGLEFQAADGSRQQPVMIHSAKFGSIERFFGVLVEHYAGAFPPWLAPVQVLGIPVAEEYNAYLEEVAARLRQKGIRVEVDESDDRFPKKIRNASKAKVPFVLIAGEDDRSAGAVSFRYRDGSQKNGVPLEEAVAEIVQAVESRVQV